Genomic DNA from Halobaculum sp. MBLA0147:
GTTGCGTCCGAGACGGTCCCCGTCTCGTCGCCGAACCGCTCGCGGTGTGCGTCGGGTGCCTCGAGGTCTCCGCGTTCGAAGATCACGCCGCCGGCCCACGCCTTCCGCCCGGCGTACGTCCCGAGGGTGCCACCGAGCGCGTAGGCGGGCTCCAACAGTGTGGCGAGCGGGTCCCGCCCGACGAAGAACGGGAGTTCCGTCACCGGGCCGAACCGTTCGTACTCTCGCCGCAGCGTCGCGAGCCACGCCGGCGGGTGGTGGAAGTCGTCGTCGGTCCAGACGAGTCGCTCCGTCTCCGCGGCCGCCATCCCCGTCGCGACCGCGTTCGCCTTCCCGGAACACCGGTCCGGATCACCCGCACACACCACTCGCACCGTCCCGGCGAGTGTCTCCGCCTCGGCGTCGCCGCCTGCGTCGGACCGCCACGTCCCGTCTCGCACCGCGTCGACGACCGGATCGGACTCGTGGTCCGCGACCACCACGAGGGTGTCCTCCGCGTGGAGTTGCTCGGCGACCTGGCGGCAGGCCGGTGTCCACTCGCGGGTCGCCAACACCACCGTGAGCGGCGTTCGAGACACGTCCGGGGGTGTCGGGCGAACGGGAATAACCTGGTCGGTCTGACTCGCAGCGTGTCACCACTGGTCTCGTCCGCCCGTCGGACACACCCCGCGAGGATTTACCACCCACGCCGGTCTCCACGGAGCCGTGACCAGCGCGAACGAGGCGGACCTGGACTGGGAGGCGGTCGACGAGACACACACCGGCCTCCGCCGCAAGCGGCTCGCCCGTGCCGCTGGCGGCGAGGAGCTGGGGTGTAGTCTGTACGAACTCCCGCCGGGCGAGCGCGCCTGGCCGTACCACTACCACACCGGCAACGAGGAGGCGCTGTACGTCCTCGCGGGCGAAGGTGGCGTCCGGCTCCCCGAGGAGACGCTCTCGGTCGAGCAGGGCGACTACGTGGCGCTGCCCGCGGGACCGGACCACGCACACGGCGTGTTCAACGACGGCGACGAGCCGCTGCGGTACCTCGCCGTCTCCACGATGCGCGACCCGGACGTGACGGTCTACCCTGACTCCGAGAAGGTCGGCGTGTTCGCCGGAGCCGCACCCGGCGGCGAGGGAGAGCGGACGGTCCACGGCTACTACCGCCGCGACGACGACGTGGACTACTGGCTCGACGAAGACGGCGACTTCTCCGAGAGCGATCCGTCGGATCGAGCCGGTGAGGCGGAGGAACCGACCCGAGAGAACTGACTCGGGAGGACTGACCCGAGCGAACTGACCCGAGCGAACTGACCCGAGCGAACTGACCCGAGCGAACTGACTCGGGTGCGGGACGCGAGCGGCGGCGTCCGCCTGCCGCCCGGACGCTCCGTCACCCTGCGGTCGGTCGAACTACGCCAGAGTGAACGTCTCGTCGCCCTCGAGGACGCGCACGTCGGCGTCGCTGCCGGTGGCGGCGACCTCGCTGACGAACTGCTCGGTGTCGATCTCGACGGGCGGGAACGTGTCGTAGTGCATCGGGAACGCGGTGTCGACGTCC
This window encodes:
- a CDS encoding glycosyltransferase; translation: MSRTPLTVVLATREWTPACRQVAEQLHAEDTLVVVADHESDPVVDAVRDGTWRSDAGGDAEAETLAGTVRVVCAGDPDRCSGKANAVATGMAAAETERLVWTDDDFHHPPAWLATLRREYERFGPVTELPFFVGRDPLATLLEPAYALGGTLGTYAGRKAWAGGVIFERGDLEAPDAHRERFGDETGTVSDATGATSDATGATSDATETTPDTTRTTPDATGTISDETVFRRALRRTVTDDGLLSMYLDTTPRRRVRSVPAGGSIRATLERHVRFAKIVARTEPAGFWGGTVLSTVVACACLLAPLPATLVVTLLAWVVYAWLGVERPSWLLAVPATLAGPPLFAYAAARRTFVWGDRRYAWPDPFSVEIRE
- a CDS encoding cupin domain-containing protein; translation: MTSANEADLDWEAVDETHTGLRRKRLARAAGGEELGCSLYELPPGERAWPYHYHTGNEEALYVLAGEGGVRLPEETLSVEQGDYVALPAGPDHAHGVFNDGDEPLRYLAVSTMRDPDVTVYPDSEKVGVFAGAAPGGEGERTVHGYYRRDDDVDYWLDEDGDFSESDPSDRAGEAEEPTREN